The Anaerolineales bacterium region TACATTATGATCGCCTTGCATTGGTTCATCCCCGATAGGCGGATCGAGAAAAACCTGAAATAAATTAACCGTTTCACAAAGACCTTGACACGCTTCAAGGTCTTTGTGTTTTAATCACTCAACATAAGCAGTAGTGCGTCGCACCCACCAGACCAAAGCGTTTACGTCGGGAAAAGTGCGACGTACCTTCAACTGACATTGGTTAATCAGGCGAACAATGACTCTTCAATTATCAGATAAAGACAAGGCAATGCTCCGCGGCGACGAAGGTCCCGCGACCAAGATGGCGATGTCCATTCTTGTGCGCATGGCGGAAGTATCGGGCGCGAAAGAGTTGCTCGACATCACTGGCGCGCACATTGACAGTACGGTGTACATCGGCGAGGCAGGCTTGGAGTTTGCCGAACGGTTGGCGAGTCTTGGCGCGAAGGTGCGCGTGCCGACGACGCTCAACGTCAGCGGGCTCGACGAGCGCCACTGGCGCGAATGGGCGGTCAACGCGGAGTGGGCGAGGCAGGCAAAACGTCAGATGGACGCGTATGCAAGCATGGGCACGATCCCCACGTGGACGTGCGCGCCGTATCAAACGAGCGAGCGTCCGCAGTTTGGTCAGCAAATTGCGTGGGGCGAGTCGAATGCGATCGTCTTCGCCAATTCGGTCATCGGCGCGCGCACAGAGCGGTATCCCGACCTGTTCGATATTTGTTGCGCCATCACGGGGCGCGCGCCTGCCATCGGATTGCATCTCACCGAAAATCGCGCGGGCGAATTGTTGTTGCGATTGAAAAATATTCCTTGCGCGCTTCAAGAAGCGGATGATTTTTATCCCGTGTTGGGACATTTCGTCGGCAAAATTGCGCGGGATCGAATCTCGGTCATTGACGGGCTGGCTGTTTCGCCAGCGGAGGACTCGCTCAAAGCGTTGGGCGCCGCGGCGGCTTCGTCGGGCGGGGTGGCGTTGTTTCATCTCGTCGGCGTGACGCCCGAAGCGCCGACGTTGGACGCGGCGTTTCAAAATCGTCCGCCGCGTGAAATTATTGACGTGACGATGGACTTGTTGCGCGAGGTGCGCCGCGATTTGACTCACACCGAAGGCGACGAGTTGGATATGGTCGTGCTGGGTAGTCCGCATTTTTCGTTGGCGGAGTTCAAAGCACTCGCGCCGTTGGTCGCGGGGAAACGAAAAAACCCGCGCGTGAAATTTTTAGTTACATCCAGCCGCGCGATGACTCAATTGGCAAAACAGGCGGGCTATCTCGATGCGCTTCACGAATTCGGCGCGCAATTAACCGTGGACACCTGTATCCTCACCACGCCGATGCTTCCGCCTGAGATTCAACGGTTGATGACCAATTCGGCGAAGTTCGCCTATTACACGCCTGGTTTGCTCGGCAGGCAGATGGCGTTTGGAAGTTTGAAAGATTGCGTGAACTCTGCAATCGAGGGAAAAATTGTTCGGGATGAGTCGTTATGGCTGAGTTGATTCTCGCGGGCAAACCGTTCATCGCTGGCTCGGGGAAAGGGATTGCGCTTGTGAGTAGCGAGCCGCTTTCGTTTTGGGGCGGCTACGATTGGAAGACGGGCGAGATCATTGACCGACGACATCCGCTTTCGGGTGAGATTGCAAAGGATAATGTGTTGGCGATTCCGTTCACGCGTGGATCGTCCACGACGACGGCGGTGTTGCTGGAGGCGATCCGCGCCAAGACCGCGCCCGCCGCGATCCTCACGACCGCGACCGATTTTTTCTTCGCCCTCGCATCCATCGTGGCGGACGAGTTGTACGCGGCGCCGATTCCGCTGGTGGCGTTGGCGGAATCCGATTTTGCGAGGTTGCGGACGGGGGATGAGGTTGAGGTTGGCATGGATGGGAAAATAGTTGTGCGGCGAATGTAACGCGAGATTTATCTCGCGTTTTCGGTGTTGCGTGGTAAAAGCGACATAAATGTCGCGTTACGGAACCTGCGATTGCATAAAAGGATTTCAAATGCTCAACTTAAATTCTGCTCTCAGATTCAATCCTCCCTCCGATTGGCTGAAAATCACCGCCATCGACGCGCATACGGCGGGCGAGCCGTTTCGGGTGATCGTGGATGGTTTCCCTGAGTTGAAGGGTGAGACAATCCTTGAAAAGCGGCGCTATGCAAAGGAAAACTACGACCATCTTCGTACGGCGCTGATGTGGGAGCCGCGCGGACATGCGGACATGTACGGTTGCATCCTCACTCCGCCTGTTTCGCCCGATTCCGATTTTGGAATCCTGTTCATCCACAACGAGGGATTCAGTACGATGTGCGGACACGGCATCATCGGCATCGCCACGGTCGTGTTAGAGACGGGGATGCTGAAGATGGTCGCGCCGACGACCACGATAAAAATTGACAGTCCCGCGGGGTTGATCACCGCGTTCGCTCACATTGAAGATAACCACGTGAAGAATGTTTCGTTTCACAATGTGTTGTCGTTTGTTTCGGAGTTGGACGCGGTCGTGGATGTGCCAGAGTTGGGGGAGGTGAGATACGATCTCGCTTTCGGCGGAGCGTTCTACGCATACGTCAATGCGAAAGATGTCGGTGTGAAATGTACGGCGGAGGATTATCGTCCGCTGATCGAGAAGGGGATGGCGATCAAGCGCGCGGTGATGGCGAGCCGAAATATTATTCATCCATTCGAGGAAGATTTGGGATTTTTATACGGCACGATCTTCGTTGACGAGCCGCAAGACGCTGGGTCGCACAGCCGTAACGTGTGCATCTTCGCCGATGGGGAGGTGGATCGCAGTCCCACGGGGACGGGTGTGAGCGGACGGCTGGCGATTCACCACGCACGCGGCGAGATTCAAATTGGCGAAGAGATCGTCATCGAGAGTATCATCGGAAGCAAGTTCAGCGGACGGGTCGTCGAAGAGGCGGAGTTAGGTCCCCATCGGGCGATCCAGCCCGAGGTCCGAGGTGAAGCGTTTCTCATCGGCAGGAATGAGTTGTGGTTGAATCCGAACGATCCGTTGAATGATGGGTTTATGTTGAGGTAATGCGCTTCGACTGCGCGGCGTCAGCAACCGACGCCGCTCCGCTCAGCGCGAGATGAAAGAGGAATCATGAAACTTCCCCCGCATGTGTATCTTGACGAACGGAAGATCCCGTATGAGGCGCGCAGTTTTCCGCCCGAAACCGAAAAGGGCGCGGCGAACGTGGCGCATGCGCTCGGCTTTTCGGAACGGCAGGCGGTGAAGACGTTGATCTTTCAAGCGGATACGGGCGAGCGCGCGCTGGTGATGCTCGGCGGCGACCAGAACGCGATCTCGGGGAATTTGAAGAAGGCGCTTGGCTCGCGCAACATCCAGATGGCGACGCCCGAGGCGGTGAAGGAGACGACGGGATACGTCATCGGTTCGATTCCCGCTTTCGGCTGGCAATCCGTAGGATTCCGTTCCTTCCTTGAAGCGACTCTCCTGAACGAACCCATCCTCGGCACGGGCGCAGGCGTGTGGGGCGAGGAGATCATGATCACTCCGCAAGATTTGGTAAAGGCGAGCGCCGCTATCGTGGTCAATTTGACGGTGAGGGAGAAGGCGGTGTTTGAGTGAGAGTTTG contains the following coding sequences:
- a CDS encoding DUF126 domain-containing protein, translating into MAELILAGKPFIAGSGKGIALVSSEPLSFWGGYDWKTGEIIDRRHPLSGEIAKDNVLAIPFTRGSSTTTAVLLEAIRAKTAPAAILTTATDFFFALASIVADELYAAPIPLVALAESDFARLRTGDEVEVGMDGKIVVRRM
- a CDS encoding aconitase X catalytic domain-containing protein, giving the protein MTLQLSDKDKAMLRGDEGPATKMAMSILVRMAEVSGAKELLDITGAHIDSTVYIGEAGLEFAERLASLGAKVRVPTTLNVSGLDERHWREWAVNAEWARQAKRQMDAYASMGTIPTWTCAPYQTSERPQFGQQIAWGESNAIVFANSVIGARTERYPDLFDICCAITGRAPAIGLHLTENRAGELLLRLKNIPCALQEADDFYPVLGHFVGKIARDRISVIDGLAVSPAEDSLKALGAAAASSGGVALFHLVGVTPEAPTLDAAFQNRPPREIIDVTMDLLREVRRDLTHTEGDELDMVVLGSPHFSLAEFKALAPLVAGKRKNPRVKFLVTSSRAMTQLAKQAGYLDALHEFGAQLTVDTCILTTPMLPPEIQRLMTNSAKFAYYTPGLLGRQMAFGSLKDCVNSAIEGKIVRDESLWLS
- a CDS encoding proline racemase family protein; amino-acid sequence: MLNLNSALRFNPPSDWLKITAIDAHTAGEPFRVIVDGFPELKGETILEKRRYAKENYDHLRTALMWEPRGHADMYGCILTPPVSPDSDFGILFIHNEGFSTMCGHGIIGIATVVLETGMLKMVAPTTTIKIDSPAGLITAFAHIEDNHVKNVSFHNVLSFVSELDAVVDVPELGEVRYDLAFGGAFYAYVNAKDVGVKCTAEDYRPLIEKGMAIKRAVMASRNIIHPFEEDLGFLYGTIFVDEPQDAGSHSRNVCIFADGEVDRSPTGTGVSGRLAIHHARGEIQIGEEIVIESIIGSKFSGRVVEEAELGPHRAIQPEVRGEAFLIGRNELWLNPNDPLNDGFMLR
- a CDS encoding YbaK/EbsC family protein, which gives rise to MKLPPHVYLDERKIPYEARSFPPETEKGAANVAHALGFSERQAVKTLIFQADTGERALVMLGGDQNAISGNLKKALGSRNIQMATPEAVKETTGYVIGSIPAFGWQSVGFRSFLEATLLNEPILGTGAGVWGEEIMITPQDLVKASAAIVVNLTVREKAVFE